The genomic segment CCCTTGAGACCGACATTCATCGTTTGCGACATCACCTCGGCCAGCGCGCCAATGATGACTACCCCGACGCACAGCAAGGCGATCGAAAGGCCACGGCTGCCCGACGCGTGTGGCGCTTCAGGCAGGCCCTTGCGACGGCGCTTTTCCGGGTAGCTGTAGCTGAAGAAGTAGCTGTGCGCGCCAACCTGCATACGCAGAAAAACGCCATACAGCAGCACCATGGCACCGATGGTGAAGCCCGAATACAGCCGCCAGTCCTCCCGTGGAATGAACTCGGGCACAACCATCGAAACGCTCATCGCGGTGAGGATCATCACGCTGTAGGTACGCGCCGAATCGTCATTGTAGGACTGCTCACCGTGGCGCAGTCCGCCCATTAACGCGGCGAGGCCGAGAATGCCGTTAAGGTCGAGCATTACAGCCGCGTAGATGGTGTCGCGTACCAGCGTGGCCGAGGGCTCATGAGACATCATGATGGCCAGAATGACGACCTCCACCAATACGGCGGACAGCGTGAGGATCATGGTGCCGTAAGGATCGCCGACCTTTTCAGCGAGGACTTCCGCATGGTGCGCCACCCTTACCGATGCCAGGATGATCGTCAGAACCAAGACCCCCGTAGCAACCAGCGCAACAGCACGTCCGCCATGCAACAGGCTGCCTTCGACGGCATAAGCGAGCGCCGCCATCAGCAGCGCAGCAATGAGGAACACTTCTTGTTTAACGACCTGAAACATTCTGCAATCTCTTAAGGGGCTGATAGTCGGACGCACCAAAGGGTTGCAAATATCCCTGACGCTGCACCTTGCCGGATCGACGGCGGAACGTGGGTGCCCGAAAGAGCGCCTGGCAATGAGCGATTGAGCGTAACTGTCCAGTTGGTCAATTTTTTGCTAACCAAACCACAGCCTCATGGCGGATACGCAAAAGATTTGCTACCAGGAGCAACACCCATGCAGAAGAAGAACACTCGGACAACCCTGCTTCGCGGTCTCGCCGCGGCGATTGGTTTCAGCACCATCCTTACCACCGCGGCAGCCGACCCGCTGAAGGTCGGCTTCGTTTACGTGGGCCCGATCGGCGACCACGGCTGGACCTATCAGCACGAAATGGGTCGTCAGTACCTGGAAAAGGAGCTCGGCGATCAGGTCGAAACCACCTTCGTCGAGAATGTCGCCGAGGGCGCCGACGCCGAGCGGGTGATCCGCAACATGGCCAAGGGCGGGTATGACCTGATCTTCACCACTTCCTTCGGTTATATGAACCCGACGCTCAAGGTGGCGAAACAGTTCCCCAAGGTCACCTTCGAACATGCGACCGGCTACAAGCAGGACAAGAATCTCGGCACCTATCTGTCTCGCTCCTACGAGGGACGCTACGTGGGGGGGTTCCTCGCAGCGAAGATGACCAAGAGCAAAAAGGTCGGCTACATCGCCTCCTTCCCGATTCCCGAGGTGATCCGCGATATCAACGCCATCCAGCTGGCATTGGACAAATACAACCCCGGCACCGAGATCAAGGTGGTATGGGTGAACTCCTGGTTCGATCCGGGCAAGGAAGCCGATGCCGCCAATGCGCTGATCGACCAGGGTGTCGACGTGGTGTTCCAGCACACCGACAGCCCGGCGCCGATCCAGGCGGCTGAACGTCGTGGCGTCTATTCGGTCGGCTACGCATCGGACATGGCTCACTTCGGACCGAAAGCTGTGCTGACGTCCATCGTCAACGATTGGGGCCCGCATTACGCGAAGTCGGCAAAAGCAGTAGTCGACGGTAGCTGGAAACCGCAAGACTTCTGGGGTGGCCTGGCCGAAGACACGATTAGCCTGCCGATCAGCGATCTGGTGCCGGCGGACGTGAAGAGCGAGGCGGAACAGATCATCGCCAACATCCGCAGCGGCGATTTCCACCCGTTTACCGGCCCGATCAAAGACCAGTCCGGCACCGTGCGCATCGCCGAAGGCGCAACCGCCAGCAACGGTGAACTGGCTTCGATGGACTACTACGTGCAGGGCATTACCGCCGAGCTGCCGAAGTAGTAGACAAGCAAGCGTGAAGCCGGAGGCTCGAAGCGAAAGCCGGAGGCATACCGGCTTCAGGCTTCAGGCTTCAGGCTTCAGGCTTCAGGCTTCAGGCTTCAGGCTTCAGGCTTCAGGCTCCGATAGCGAGATAACTTGAATGACTCAATTGCCTATCATCGACATCGCCCCTCTCTATGCTTCCGATGAAAACGGTTGGCAAGCCGTGGCCCAAGAGATCGACGCGGCCTGCCGCGACTGGGGCTTTTTCTACATCCGCAACCACCCGATCAGCGCGACACGCATCGCCCAGTTGAAGGATCGTGCGGAAACCTTCTTTGGTTTACCGACCGAGGAAAAACTCCCCATCGACATTACCCGTAGCCAGCACCACCGCGGCTACGGGGCGATCGCCACCGAGCAGCTCGACCCGAGCAAACCGAGTGACCTGAAAGAAACGTTCGACATGGGCTTCCATATGCCAGCCGATCACCCGGATGTTCTCGCCAGCAAGCCGCTGCGCGGTCCCAACCGGCATCCGGCCATCGAGGGCTGGAAAGCCTTGTTCGAACAGCATTACCGGGATATGCATGCCCTCTCCTGCACGCTGCTGCGGGCCATCACCGTGGCGCTCGGGATCGAGCGGGACTTTTTCGACACGCGCTTCATCGAGCCCATCAGCGTGTTCCGCATGATCCATTACCCGCCACGGCAGAACGCCACCGCGCCCGAACAACAGGGTGCCGGCGCGCATACCGACTACGGTTGCATCACGCTGCTCTACCAGGATCAGGCCGGCGGGCTGCAGGTGCAGGATGTGCGCGGCGAATGGATAGACGCACCGCCGATCGAGGGGACCTATGTCGTCAACATCGGCGACATGATGGCTCGCTGGAGTAACGACCGGTACAAGTCCACGCCACACCGGGTTATCAGCCCGCTCGGCGTGGATCGCTATTCGATGCCGTTTTTCGCCGAGCCGAATCCCGATACGGTCATCAGCTGTCTGCCCGGCTGCCAGGGGCCGGACAACCCAGCCAAATATTCGGACACTAGTTGCAGCGCCTATATGCTTTCGCGTTTTGCCGAAACCTACGCCTATCGGCGCGAGCTTTTATCCGTTTAAAGCTAGAAGATGCTTCGCCTAACGCCAAAAAGTTCGGCATCACCAGTGGTCAACGCAACTGTCCGTCTCGGTGTGCAGCAGAGCGTGTAGAGAAAGCTGCCTTGGAAAATACCGACAATGTCTGTCGGGCCAATCCATCATTGGAGCAACTGGGAAAGCAGCGGGATGGCAGGGTCGCTCAGTGTGCGATGCAGACTACTGGCACGCCGTTCTTCAGCGGCTCGTGTGGCTGAGGCATGCTGAAGCCGCCGACTTTTTAAAGCTAATTCCTGCCATGACGCGAACCGACCGCTGACTCGGGGAAGCGTGAATGATCGGGCAAAGAAAGTGGATATCGTCTGGCCATCAGGATGACGGAACTGGCGGGTAAAGCGCTTTCCCGCCAGGACTTGACGCTCGGGATGAGACGCTCCGATTGCTGGCCTCAGCTACGCTGAGGCGATTGCCGCACCGGAGCGCCATTGGCTACGTAATAAGCCGCTGTACTGCGCGGCAACGGCTGCCGACCGCGAATTCGGTCGGCGATTTTTTCAGCGATCATGATGGTGGTGGCGTTGAGGTTGCCGGTGATGATCTGCGGCATGATCGAAGCATCCACTACACGTAACCCTTCGACGCCATGCACGCGGCCCTGCCCATCGACCACCGACATCTCGTCCGTGCCCATCTTGCAAGAGCATGAGGGGTGATAGGCCGTCTCGCCATGTTCGCGGACAAAGGCGTCCAGCTCGGCATCGCTCTGCGCGTGCGCCCCTGGGCTGAGCTCCTTGCCGCGATAAGGATCGAGCGCAGGTTGACCGATGATTTCTCGCGTCAGGCGGATACCGTCGCGGAATTCCTGCCAGTCCTGCTCGTGTGACATGTAATTGAACAGAATGCTTGGATCGACTTTCGGGTCCGTCGAGCGGATCTGGACACGCCCACGGCTGGGTGAGCGCATCGAGCCGACGTGCGCCTGGAAGCTGTGGCCGTCATAGGCGTTGCTGCCGTTGTAGTTGACCGCGACCGGCAGGAAGTGGAACTGGATGTTTGGCCATTCGAACTCGTCGCGGCTGCGAATGAAGCCACCGGCCTCGAACTGGTTACTGGCACCGACTCCCGAACCCAGAAACAGCCATTGCGCACCGATGGCCGGCTGGTTCCACCACTTCAACGCGGGAGACAACGAGACCGGCTGGATACATTCGTATTGCAGGTACATCTCCAGATGGTCCTGCAGATTTTGTCCAACCCCTGGCAGGTCGTGCACGATCTCGATATTCAGTTGCTTGAGCAGAGCTGCCGGCCCGACGCCCGAACGCTGTAGTACCTGGGGAGAGGCAATGGCGCCGCCGCACAACAGCACTTCGCGGCGCGCCCGGGCAACCGTTGGCTGTTCACGTCCACGCAGATATTTAACGCCAACGGCACGTTTGTTCTCGAACAGCACGCGGTCCGTCACAGCGTGCGTAACGATGGTCAGGTTCGGACGGTCCTTGGCCTGATCGAGATAGCCGCGGGCGGTGCTGGCGCGACGGCCGTTTGGCGTGACGGTGCGGTCCATTGGCCCGAAACCTTCCTGCTGATAACCATTAAGGTCCTCGGTCTTCGGGTAGCCGGCCTGCACGCCCGCCTCGACCATCGCATTGAACAGCACATTGTTGCCCGGCTTGGGCGTGGTCACGCTGACCGGTCCGTCGCCACCGTGGTAATCGTTGGGGCCGATGTCACGCGTTTCAGCTTTACGGAAATACGGCAAGCAATCGAGGTAGGTCCAATCCTCCAGGCCCGGCATGGTTGCCCAATTGTCGTAATCCAACGCATTGCCACGGATGTAGCACATGCCGTTGATCAGCGAGGAGCCACCCAGCCCCTTGCCGCGACCGCAGTCCATGCGGCGGTTGTTCATGTGCGGTTCCGGATCGGTTTTGTACGCCCAGTTGTAGCGCGTGCCTTGCAGTGGGTAAGCCAGCGCGGCGGGCATCTGGGTGCGGAAATCCAGGCGGTAATCGGGGCCTCCGGCTTCGAGCAACAGGACGCTGACGTCCCCGTCTTCGGTGAGGCGCGCCGCCAACGTATTTCCGGCCGAGCCGGCGCCAATGATGATGTAGTCGTATTCCATGATTCCTCCTGTCGCGCGGGCCAGTACTAACGCAGCGCTGACCCGAGCATCTTCGGACGGCTCAGAAAACCGAGGCGAATTCGCCCAGTTCCACCTGCACGGATTTCAACCGGGTGTAATGGGCGAGCGAGGAAATACCGTTCTCGCGGCCAATGCCGGATTGCTTGTAGCCACCAACCGGCATTTGCGCCGCCGATTCGCCCCAGGTGTTAATCCAGCAGATGCCGGCCTCCATCTGATGAATGATGCGGTGGGCGCGCGTCAGATCGCGCGTCACCACGCCAGCGGCCAGTCCATAGTCGCTGTCGTTGGCGCGGCGCACCGCTTCCTCTTCATCGTCGTAGGCCAGCAGGCTCAGTACCGGACCGAAGATTTCCTCACGGGCGACGATCATGTCGTCGGTGCAGTCGCTGAAGATGGTCGGCTCGATGTAGGCACCTCGTCCGAATTCGCCGCTGGTCACCCGCTCACCGCCGCACAGCAGGCGGGCGCCCTGCGCCTTACCTTTGGCGATGTAGCCCAGCACGTTTTGCATATGGCTGAAGCTGACCATGGGCCCGAACGTGGTCTGCTCATCCTGCGGATCGCCCATGCGAATGCGCTTGACCCGCTCCAACAGTTTGGCCTCGAACTCGCTCAGCAGATTGCGCGGCACGAAGACGCGGGTACCATTGGTACAGACCTGCCCGGAACTGAAGAAGTTGGCCATCACGGCGATATCCGCCGCCCGGTCCAGGTCGGCATCATCACAGACGATCAGCGGCGATTTGCCACCGAGCTCCATCGTCACGTCCTTCAGCGATGAACTGGCAGCGCTGGCCATGACCTTCTTGCCCGTGGCCACGCCGCCGGTGAAGGACACCTTGGCGATACGCGGATGCTCGGTAAGCATGGCGCCAATCTCCCCGCCAATGCCGGTCAACACGTTGAACACGCCGGCCGGTAACCCTGCCTCCGTGAAAATTTCGGCAAGCTTGAGCGCACTTAGCGACGTCACTTCACTCGGTTTGAAGATCATTGCGTTACCAGCCGCCAGCGCCGGTGCGGCCTTCCATAGCGCAATCTGGATCGGGTAGTTCCACGCGCCAATTCCGGCCACCACGCCGAGCGGCTCGCGCCGGGTATAGACGAAGCTGGTGTCGCGCAGCGGGATCTGCTCGCCTTCAATGGCGGGTGCGAGGCCCGCGTAATACTCGAGCACGTCGGCACCGGTGACAATATCCACACTGCGGGTTTCCATCAGTGGTTTGCCGGTGTCCAGGGTTTCCAGCAGGGCCAGCTCATCGTTGCGCTCGCGCAACAGGTCGACCGCCTTGCGCATGACGCGCGAACGCTCCATGCCAGTAAACGCCGCCCAGATCTTCTGACCTTTCTCGGCGCTAGTCACCGCGCGTTCGAGGTCGGCGCGAGTCGCCTGGGCTACTTCAGCGAGGACCTCTCCGTTGGCCGGGTTGATGCTTTCGAATACATCGCCACCGCTGGCATCGACATAGGTGCCGTCGATATAGAGCTGTTGCCGTGGAAAACGGGCCATGATCTACCTCTTTCAATATCCGGGTGGCAGTAGCCGATTGGGCCGCTGCCACGGGTTGGGCGAGACATGGCGGACCTGTAGGTCCGCGCCATCGGATCAGCTGGTGCCGGGTACGGCGCCTGGTTCAGACGCGCCGTCGGCAACGCTGCCCTTCTCTCGCTGCAGATGCAGGAACTGCATGTGATGTTCGTAGTGATCGAGAATGTCTTCGATCAGTTGGCGCTTCGAGTAACCCATCAGGTCGTAACCAAGGCTGCCCTGGCGCAGATGCACTTCGAGACGATAGTAGTGAGCACGGCTGCTCTGGGTCCGCACCGCAAACGACGGCATGGCGCTGCGCACCGGCCAAATCTGATAGGTGAAATCCTGCTCGCTGCCGAAATTGACGTTGAGCATCAGATGCTCGTTGCCCTCCTCGCCTTCGATGATTTCTACCGGAACGCCCTTTTCGCCGAGCGCCTGGCGAATCTCCTCCATGGCGGGCTTGCAGACCTCCTGCAGGTAGCGGCGAATTTGCGGCAGGCTTGGGAAGCTCATTGCACGTGAAAGCCGCTGGCTCCAGTTCATGTGCGCATGCTCCAGCGTGGCCCGGCCAGACAGCTGGCCGGAAAGACTTTTCTGGTAGCTGTCGGCCATCACGCCCTCGACGTGCAACGCCTTGAACAGGCCGAACATCATGAACAGCAGGACAATGGAGAACGGCAGCCCCATGATCACCACGGTCCCCTGCAGCGCAGTCAGGCCACCGGCGACCAGCAGTGCCAGCGTCAGTACGCCGATGATCGCGGCCCAAAGCACGCGCATCCATACCGGCGCGTCACTGTTGACGTCCTTCAGAATCGACGTGAAGTTTGACAAAACCAGCGAGCCCGAGTCGCCTGAAGTCACGAAGAACACAATGGCAAGAACCGTCGCCACAGCTGTGGTCAGCCCGGCCCAGGGCATACTTTGCAGAAACAGATAGATGGAAGAACCGGGATTGCTCACAGCCTGCGCGCCGAACTCCACTGCACCGTTCATCACCATGTCGATGGCACCGTTACCCATGATCGACATCCAGGCCATCATGAAGGCCAGGGGCAGCAGCAAGGTGCCGACGACGAACTCGCGGATGGTCCGACCGCGTGAAATTCGCGCCAGGAACAGCCCGACAAAGGGGCCCCACGCGATCCACCATGCCCAGAAAAACACGGTCCAGGCGTTCAGCCAGTCGGTGGGCTGGTCGTAAGCGTAGGTATCGAACGACAGGCTGATGAAGTTGGAGAAATAATCTCCGATGTTCATCACCAGCGCGTTGAGCAAAAAGGTTGTCTTGCCGGCGAACAGCACGAACAGCAACAGCACGAACGCCAGCAGCATATTGAACTCGGACAGCCGGCGGATCCCACGCTCCACCCCTGTCGCGGCCGATATCGCCGAGAACACGACGATCAAAACCACCAACACCGCCTGGGTCAGTGTGCCCTCCGGTACCCCGAAGATGTAGTTCAGGCCGAAGTTCAGCTGGATGATGCCAATGCCGAGGCTGGTGGCGATGCCAAACACCGTGCCCAGCACCGCGGCCGTGTCCACGGTGTGACCAATAGGCCCGTAGATGCCTTTACCGAAGATCGGGTAGAGCGACGAGCGAATCGAAAGCGGTAGCCCCTGACGAAAGCTGAAGTACGCCAACGACATGCCTACCAGCGTATATACGCCCCAACCGGACAGGCCCCAATGAAGAAAGGTCAGCTCCATCGCATGGCGCGCCGCCTGCACAGTGCTGCCCTCGCCCACGGGCGGCTCGAGAAACTGGGTGATGGGTTCGGCGATGCAAAAGAACAGCAGGTCGATGCCGATGCCCGCCGAGAACAGCATCGCCGCCCAGGTGATCACGTTGAACTCGGGCTTGGAATGATCGGGGCCAAGCCTGATCTTGCCGTAACGGCTGGTGGCGATCACGATCACGAACAGCAAATACACCAGCACAGCAAGAAAGTAGAACCAACCGAAAGAATTCGATATCCAGCCCAGCACGGCGTTGATGACCGAGAGCGACGACTCATTGAAAAACATGGCCCAGATCGCGAAGAGCACGATGGCGACGGCCGAGCTGTAGAACACGACTGGATTGATGCGGTCGTGGGATGCGTCGGGGTTTCCGGGTGAGCGCTCAGCCTCGTTCATCGGTTCTATCTCCTGAACTGGTTCTGGCCTTTTTGACATCGCAGCGCGATGAATAGCGTCAGGCTATGTGGATGGTCGCAAGGAGAGCGCTACGACGGTCTGAAAAACGGCCTACGTTGCGGCACGCCAGGGTCTGCCGGGTTAGGCGCGCGGCCCATGAAAGGGGGAGAGGAACAGCGATACCTCAGAAAATAGCCTATTCCAAAAAAGGGCGACCATTCTATGGTTGCTCGTAGCAGGCTGTAGACGCGCACCGTTCCCGGCGCTGCACCGCTTCTCGGCGGACGCCTCCTGTGCCTTGAACGTGGGCTCGGCGCTGCACCTGCCACGAGAGGAGGTAAGATGGCTGCCCACGTTTTACACCGCAGCCTCGACATGTCTTATTCCGTCACGCCCATCGGCGTCGTTCGTTCCTGTTTCAAGGAAAAATTCGCCATCCCGCGGCAGCCACAGCTGGCACCGGCGGCGCGGGGCGTGCTGGAGTTGCACCCGCCTTTCGATCAGGCACATGCCCTCGAAGGGCTCGAACAGGTCAGTCATGTCTGGCTGTTGTTTCTTTTCCATCAGTCGCTCGAGACCGAGCCCCGCCTGCGGGTCCGCCCGCCGCGCCTAGGCGGCAATCGCATGGTCGGCGTTTTTGCGACCCGCTCGACGCACCGCCCCAATGGCATCGGCCAGTCGGTGGTCAGACTCGAGCGGATCGAGCCCGGACGTCTTCATCTATCAGGGATCGACCTGCTGGACGGCACGCCGGTATTGGACATCAAGCCTTACGTCCCTTACGCCGATGTCATCGACGACGCGCGTAACGGCCTGGCCAACAACGCCCCGGCGCTCATCGCCGTGAACTGGACCGCAACCAGCCTGCAACAGGCCTGTAGCGAGGCGCTGCGGCTGGGTGAACCGTTACAGGCGCTGATCGAGCAATGCCTGGCGCAGGATCCGCGACCGGCCTATCAGACGCCGTCACCGGAGCGCCGCTACGGCACTCGGCTATGGGATGTCGAGGTACGCTGGCACTACCCGGACCCGAGCTCCATCACGGTCGTGGACGTGGTGCGGGTGTAACGCTGGGCACCGCAAGGCTACTGGCGCGCCGGCGTCAGCAGCAGCCGTTCGGTGCCGTAGACCTTGTCCAGGTTCTCAGACTTGAACGGGAAGCTCATGTACCCCCCTTTCAGCCAGGCCTCGATTCCGTCGGCATAGTGAGGACTGGCCGGGTTGCCGGACTGCCCGGAACTGTTCAGTCCGATCATCGGCTCGTCGCGCCCGAAATCGACGATGATGCGCATGGCTGGTATCAGCCAGGTGTCGAAGTTTTCCCCCCAACGATAGGCCGAAACGTTCAGGGTGCTGTGATCGCCACCCGCCGCGAACGGGCCGCGATCCAGATAGCCACTGATGGCATTGATACCGCCACGCTGGCTAGCGGACATGTACGGCGCCAGCTGTGTCGTACCTGTGCGCCAGGTGTAGGTGTGCAGCTGCCCCCAACGCCAGGCATTGCGATCCGGCCCCTGTGCGGCTTCCATACGGCTGACCGCCGCCGCCAGAGAGCGCGCCAGAATCGCAGGTTTGTCTTCCTGGCGTGGCGTGTTCAGGTCATCCCAGAACGGGCTGTCGTCGCGGCCCAGCAGATGATCCGCCTGCGCTGAGTAGGAGGCGTTCGCGGTTTCGACCAGTGCCTTCCACGCAGCACTGCTTTCCGGCCCCAGTTCGTCCAGAAACGTCTGTCGCGCCGATTCCATCAGGAAGGTTTCATACAGAGCGGCATCGGCTGAGTCCGCGGCGAGCTTGCCATCGAAGCTCAGCAATCGCGAAAGCGCCTCGCGCGCCCTGCCCCGCTCAGGTTCAGCGAGCGCATTGATGGCGGCTTTCAGCGGCTCCGCCATTCCCGGCGCCTGAAACATGACCTGCAACTTGGCGGCGAAAGTCGTCGTCTGATCGTATTGCATCGCGATCACGCTGCGGCTGTCCTGCTTACCTTGCCCAAGCAGCTCGGCCATGCGCTCGGCCCGCTCGGGGTAATACCAGGAGTTGGACAGCTGCATACCGTAGCCCTTGGGCACGGTGCGTTGATTGGCTGTCGCCAGCCAGCCTTGCGGCGGATCCTGGTCATAGGGATGCAACATGGGATCGGCGAAGCCATCCCAGTCGTAACGCCCGTCCCAACCCGGAGACGGCATAAGGCCCAGGCCTTCACGGCGATTCGGATAGCGGCCGGTCACTTGCCAACCCGTACTCTGCTCGTCGGCAAACACGACATTGAGCGCAGCCGCGCGGATGTCGCGAGTTGCTTCGAAGGCCTGATCCACCGATTGCGCGCGGGTCAGGTCAAAAAACGCATCCAGCGAATGGTCAGCCTCGAACTGCGTCGTTTTCAGCGCGAGTCCGTAGCCGCTATTCAACTGCAGCGGTTGTAACGGGTGCTTGCGCTCGCCAAGTACGCTGTTCAGCAACGGCCCGTTGCGGGTTTCATAAAGGGTTTCGCGAATTGGCCGCTCGCCCTTGATGAAGAACGTCTCATGGCGCTCGCGCGCCGGCACCCATTTACCGTCGGCGAGGTACAGCAAGCGCCCCCCTTCGCGACGCACCTGTTCCAGAAACAGGTCCTGGGTATCGCCCATGACCATGGTCATGCCCCAGCCCAGTTTGCCGTTGAAACCCGCAATTACCGCGGGGACGCCCGCGATCGTTACCCCGGCGGCCTGGAATTTCGGCGAGCGGATCTGCACGAAATTCCAGTACGAAGGCATCGATAATGGCAGATGCGTGTCGTTGGCCATCAGTGGTTTGCCGCTGCGGGTGTGGCTGGCGGATATCGCCCAGTTGTTGGAGGCGGCGACACCCAACATGTTCAGCGCGGCCACCTCTGAGGCGGCGCTGTCGAGCGCGGCGAGCCCTGGTATCTCGCCGCTCAGCTTCAACCCCTTCAGCTTGTCGGCTTCATCGAAGGGTAGCGGCTCGTCGGGATAGGTCGGCAGCAGCCAGGCGACCTTCTCGCTGCCTACCTTCTGTGTCATGACCAGCGAGGCGATTTCTTCCTGCAGATTGACCGCCAGGCCGAAGTTCAACAGACAGAAGACCAGTACCGAGTCCTCGGCTTTCCAGTACTCCGGGGTGTAACCCGCAGCGGCCAGATCCATTGGCAACTTGTCTCGATGGCGGAACAGGTAGGCATTGACACCGCGGGCGTAGACCTCAAAAAACCGCTTCATCCGCGGCGAGCTTTCTCGATACAGCACGGCGGCGCTTTGCCGAAGATTTACCGCCCGCATGAAGCGGTCGATCTCAAGCACGCCCGGCCCAGCCATCTCCGCCAAGCGCCCTTCGGCCATGAGCCGCAAGCTGATCATCTGGCTCAGACGATCGGTGGCATGCACGTAGCCGAGACCGAACAGCGCATCGTGAAAGGTCGCCGTCTCGATCAAAGGCATGCCCAACGAGTTGCGTCTGATGCTCACGCTTTTATCCAGTCCGGTGATCGCCTGGACGCCGTGCGCGGGCGGCAGGCTGTCGCTGTAGCGGCTATCCAGATACGCCTGGCAGCCGCCAAGGCCACCGGCTCCCAACACAACGCCCAAGGTCAGACGGGCCAGAACAAACGGCAGACGCAGCGACATCAACGGCTCCTTACAGACAGGGCACTACAGAACAGAAGGATAGATGGGTGTGGTACGCGATGACGTCGCGTTCAGGCAGCTTCGCGGTTTTTTGGCAAGACTTCATCGAGCAACCAGCGGGCGGACCGGCGAGCCTCGGCCTTGTGCTGCAATTCGAGCGCACTGAAGTTGGCCTCGTGGCGGCGCCGCTCGGTTTTGTCCAGCGCCTTCCAGGCGGTGTGTGTCGGCACCTGCTCGGTCGCCTCGAACAGTAACTGGAAAACCTGGCAGCGCGGATCCTGGCCAAGCTTCGAGTCGTAATTATCCAGTAGCACCTTGATCCGAATCGCGCCCTCGATCAGCGATACCTGCTCG from the Stutzerimonas stutzeri genome contains:
- the betT gene encoding choline BCCT transporter BetT, which codes for MNEAERSPGNPDASHDRINPVVFYSSAVAIVLFAIWAMFFNESSLSVINAVLGWISNSFGWFYFLAVLVYLLFVIVIATSRYGKIRLGPDHSKPEFNVITWAAMLFSAGIGIDLLFFCIAEPITQFLEPPVGEGSTVQAARHAMELTFLHWGLSGWGVYTLVGMSLAYFSFRQGLPLSIRSSLYPIFGKGIYGPIGHTVDTAAVLGTVFGIATSLGIGIIQLNFGLNYIFGVPEGTLTQAVLVVLIVVFSAISAATGVERGIRRLSEFNMLLAFVLLLFVLFAGKTTFLLNALVMNIGDYFSNFISLSFDTYAYDQPTDWLNAWTVFFWAWWIAWGPFVGLFLARISRGRTIREFVVGTLLLPLAFMMAWMSIMGNGAIDMVMNGAVEFGAQAVSNPGSSIYLFLQSMPWAGLTTAVATVLAIVFFVTSGDSGSLVLSNFTSILKDVNSDAPVWMRVLWAAIIGVLTLALLVAGGLTALQGTVVIMGLPFSIVLLFMMFGLFKALHVEGVMADSYQKSLSGQLSGRATLEHAHMNWSQRLSRAMSFPSLPQIRRYLQEVCKPAMEEIRQALGEKGVPVEIIEGEEGNEHLMLNVNFGSEQDFTYQIWPVRSAMPSFAVRTQSSRAHYYRLEVHLRQGSLGYDLMGYSKRQLIEDILDHYEHHMQFLHLQREKGSVADGASEPGAVPGTS
- the betA gene encoding choline dehydrogenase, which encodes MEYDYIIIGAGSAGNTLAARLTEDGDVSVLLLEAGGPDYRLDFRTQMPAALAYPLQGTRYNWAYKTDPEPHMNNRRMDCGRGKGLGGSSLINGMCYIRGNALDYDNWATMPGLEDWTYLDCLPYFRKAETRDIGPNDYHGGDGPVSVTTPKPGNNVLFNAMVEAGVQAGYPKTEDLNGYQQEGFGPMDRTVTPNGRRASTARGYLDQAKDRPNLTIVTHAVTDRVLFENKRAVGVKYLRGREQPTVARARREVLLCGGAIASPQVLQRSGVGPAALLKQLNIEIVHDLPGVGQNLQDHLEMYLQYECIQPVSLSPALKWWNQPAIGAQWLFLGSGVGASNQFEAGGFIRSRDEFEWPNIQFHFLPVAVNYNGSNAYDGHSFQAHVGSMRSPSRGRVQIRSTDPKVDPSILFNYMSHEQDWQEFRDGIRLTREIIGQPALDPYRGKELSPGAHAQSDAELDAFVREHGETAYHPSCSCKMGTDEMSVVDGQGRVHGVEGLRVVDASIMPQIITGNLNATTIMIAEKIADRIRGRQPLPRSTAAYYVANGAPVRQSPQRS
- the betB gene encoding betaine-aldehyde dehydrogenase encodes the protein MARFPRQQLYIDGTYVDASGGDVFESINPANGEVLAEVAQATRADLERAVTSAEKGQKIWAAFTGMERSRVMRKAVDLLRERNDELALLETLDTGKPLMETRSVDIVTGADVLEYYAGLAPAIEGEQIPLRDTSFVYTRREPLGVVAGIGAWNYPIQIALWKAAPALAAGNAMIFKPSEVTSLSALKLAEIFTEAGLPAGVFNVLTGIGGEIGAMLTEHPRIAKVSFTGGVATGKKVMASAASSSLKDVTMELGGKSPLIVCDDADLDRAADIAVMANFFSSGQVCTNGTRVFVPRNLLSEFEAKLLERVKRIRMGDPQDEQTTFGPMVSFSHMQNVLGYIAKGKAQGARLLCGGERVTSGEFGRGAYIEPTIFSDCTDDMIVAREEIFGPVLSLLAYDDEEEAVRRANDSDYGLAAGVVTRDLTRAHRIIHQMEAGICWINTWGESAAQMPVGGYKQSGIGRENGISSLAHYTRLKSVQVELGEFASVF
- a CDS encoding BMP family ABC transporter substrate-binding protein → MQKKNTRTTLLRGLAAAIGFSTILTTAAADPLKVGFVYVGPIGDHGWTYQHEMGRQYLEKELGDQVETTFVENVAEGADAERVIRNMAKGGYDLIFTTSFGYMNPTLKVAKQFPKVTFEHATGYKQDKNLGTYLSRSYEGRYVGGFLAAKMTKSKKVGYIASFPIPEVIRDINAIQLALDKYNPGTEIKVVWVNSWFDPGKEADAANALIDQGVDVVFQHTDSPAPIQAAERRGVYSVGYASDMAHFGPKAVLTSIVNDWGPHYAKSAKAVVDGSWKPQDFWGGLAEDTISLPISDLVPADVKSEAEQIIANIRSGDFHPFTGPIKDQSGTVRIAEGATASNGELASMDYYVQGITAELPK
- a CDS encoding 2-oxoglutarate and iron-dependent oxygenase domain-containing protein; amino-acid sequence: MTQLPIIDIAPLYASDENGWQAVAQEIDAACRDWGFFYIRNHPISATRIAQLKDRAETFFGLPTEEKLPIDITRSQHHRGYGAIATEQLDPSKPSDLKETFDMGFHMPADHPDVLASKPLRGPNRHPAIEGWKALFEQHYRDMHALSCTLLRAITVALGIERDFFDTRFIEPISVFRMIHYPPRQNATAPEQQGAGAHTDYGCITLLYQDQAGGLQVQDVRGEWIDAPPIEGTYVVNIGDMMARWSNDRYKSTPHRVISPLGVDRYSMPFFAEPNPDTVISCLPGCQGPDNPAKYSDTSCSAYMLSRFAETYAYRRELLSV
- a CDS encoding calcium:proton antiporter, encoding MFQVVKQEVFLIAALLMAALAYAVEGSLLHGGRAVALVATGVLVLTIILASVRVAHHAEVLAEKVGDPYGTMILTLSAVLVEVVILAIMMSHEPSATLVRDTIYAAVMLDLNGILGLAALMGGLRHGEQSYNDDSARTYSVMILTAMSVSMVVPEFIPREDWRLYSGFTIGAMVLLYGVFLRMQVGAHSYFFSYSYPEKRRRKGLPEAPHASGSRGLSIALLCVGVVIIGALAEVMSQTMNVGLKGTGAPPMLAALLVAAISASPEILTALRAALANRMQSVVNIALGASLSTVILTVPVMEALALYSGQPFQMAMTPVQTLMVFITLIVAAINLNDGETNAIEGMTHFVLFATFIMLSLIGL